The following is a genomic window from Clostridium fungisolvens.
GATATATTCAACAATGGAAACATTATATCCTTTGCTTTCTAACATCATGCTTCTCATACCATCTGTTAAGGCGTCAGCCATTCTAGCTTTTAATATTCCATGTTTAAATATGCTCTTGAAAGGTTCATAATCGTACTGGTTTAGGAGCTCTCTATGACAGCAAGGAACTGCTATAATTGAATCACTATTTACCTTGATTCCTAGTGCAATAGCCATATCAGTGGCAGTGTCACATGCGTGAAGAGATATAACCATGTGAATCTTTCTGCTTGGATTGAATTTCTTTATGTCTATAGCATGAAATTCCATGTTTCTGTAACCTAAGTTTTGTGCCATTTTTTTTGAACTATTAATAACTCCTTCAGAGATATCTAATCCTATGAAGTGGCACTTTCTCTTTTTTACTTCTGTTAGATAATAATTAAGAACAAAAGTAAGATATGATTTTCCACATCCACAATCTAATATAGTTAAGACTTCATTTTTAGGAAGTGAATCTAAGGTTGCTTCTAAAATTTCAACATAATGATCTATTTGATTATATTTTCTTATCTTATCATTTTTTATTTTACCCGATTGAGACATTATACCTATCTCTTTGAGCAAGGAATCTGCTTTTCCAACTTTAATTAAATAATTTCTATTTAATAAGGTAGATGTTTCGTTAATATTATGATCTGAAGACTCTTGTTTTTTTATAGCAAGAGGGGAACTTTCTTTTACTTCAGTATTATTCATTTTTACGTTTTTGTTGTCTCCAGTTATAACTATGTCAGTACCACGTTCTCTATAAAGGATTGTAACTGTCTCATAATTCTCACATTCAGAGCTTATTCTTTCAAAAAGATCTAAAACGCCAAAAAGTTCGGTTTTACCATTGAAATTATACTTTATTTTTCCATCTTCAAAGCCGCCATTGCCTTTGAATTCCTTTAATCCTGCAGTATAAGTTACATATATATTTTTAAATGTGCTTGAATCTTCTAAGAATCTATTGCTTATTCCCATCAAAAATAATTTTATTTTAGTAATACTTTGTTTATTCATTACATCACCATAAGCCTTCCTTAAAACTACCGAAATACATAAAATAGTATAAACACAATGTAAAGGAAATATCAATAGTAGTATTGCCGTTTTTTATGGTTTGGTAACTTTTTCACAGTTAATTTACTTAAAGTTTCCTATAAACAACCAGCATATTTATGTTATAATTAATAAGATTGTTTAGGTGTAGCTTTACTTTTTAAAACTCTCCTAAGATAAAGAAAAGGAAGTTTGAAAATATGTATTAATATTGTAATGATACATATATCTTGAACTCATGGGTATAGTTTAAGGTGCTATATCTATAAAACTTAATACTTGATAAAATTAATTAATCAGGGGATGGACTTTATGGCTGAGAGGAAAAATATATGTATAGAACTAATAAGAGGCACTGATAAAGACTATATAATAAAGGATTATAACGGTATAACTGTTGGTAGGTTTAATACTATTGAGTGGGATACTGAAAATAAAAGGGCAACTATAAGATTTAAGTTTTACAGAAATGATAATTATCAGATGATGAAACGAGCATTGGAACAATCCTTAGAAGGTATCTTTAAAGGTAAGAAAATATATAAAATTAATGTTTTAGTAAGTGAAAGCTCTAATATATCTCCGTTTTTTAATTTAGGATTTATTCTTGAAGGAGTATTGTCTAATAATTTATTGCAAAATGATTATTATAAAGATGAATTGCTATTTGGTATAACACTAAATGATTTCAGAAACTATCAAAATATAACTTTGTTAAAACTTAAAAGCAAAAGAATAGAACTAAGAAATCTTACACCAGAGCATACGTCGCAGCTTTTAGAATATTATATAAGAAATGAAAAACATCTTGAGACTTTTGAGCCTTCTAGAGATAGAAGTTTTTATACTTATGAGACACAATTATCTATATTGCTTGAGAGTTATAAACAATTCATGAGTGGTACTAGCATTGATTTTGGTATATTTTTAAATGATAATCTTATAGGGAAGATAAAACTTTCTAATATCGTATTAGGAGTATTTAAAAGTGGTATATTAGGATACTCTATGGATGAGAAACATTGTGGGATGGGCTATATGCAAGAAGCTGTAAAGTTAGTTATAGACTATTGCTTTAATGACATGGGACTTCATAGATTAGAAGCGTCTACTTTAGTTGATAACATGAAATCTCAAAGTGTTTTACTCAAATGTGGTTTTAATAAGCTTGGTTTGAATGAAAAATATCTTTTTATAAATGGTGAATGGAGAGATCACATAACCTTTTATAAAGTGAATAATATATAGGTTTCCATTTTAGTTCATTGGATTTGCCTTAAGGAGGAGTTTGGCTTGCCTTACCAGAGTGATAATTTATATGAAGAGATTCTTAAAAGAATAGATAGAAAAGGAGTTTGGGACATGATAGTTGTTGATGGAGTAGTAGGAGTTGGAAAGAGTACATTGATGGGGTTGATAGCAAAAAGAGGTTATGTATCTTTTGAAGAACCGGTTGTGGACAACCCTATTTTAGAAAAGTTTTATTACGATAGAGAGAGGTACTCTTTTCCTTTGCAAGTTTTCTTTTTAAATAAAAGATTTAAACATATAAAAGAAGCTTCATCGATAGCCAATTCTGTTATGGATAGAAGTATTTATGGCGATGTTATATTTGCAAAGATGCTTTGTGATAAAGGGGAAATGTCTGTAGAGGAATTTGATTTATATAAGGAACTGCTAGAGAACATGCTTGAACATGTTCAACCTCCTAAGTTAATGGTGTACTTAGAAGTTTCAGTAGATGAAGCTATGTCAAGAATAAAGAAAAGAGGAAGAGACTACGAGCAAGTAGTTGAAAGAGCATACTGGGAGAAACTTAATGAAGAATATAGGAAGTATTTCTATAGTTATGATGTGTCACCTATACTTAAGATAAATGTTGACGGATTAGATTTCGAAAACAATGAAAAAGATAGAGAGTATGTTTTAGGACTTATAGAGCAACAGTTAAGAGAGATAGAAGAAAAGTAGAATTAAAATACATATAGTTAAATATATGCTACATATTAAAGAAGAGATTTAGCTTTTATTAATGCTAGATCTCTTTTTTTTATAAAATTTCTTTTAGTTAATATAAGCTAATGAAGAGTAAAAATAGATAAAATATTTTATTATTTAATATTGATTATTGTTATCAATAGTGATAACATAAAATTATAGAAATAAAGATTTTGGAGGTATAAGAAAATGAAACATGAATTACCAAGTTTAGAGTATGAATATAACGCATTAGAGCCATATATAGATGAAATGACAATGACAATACATCATTCAAAGCATCATGCAACATATGTAAATAATTTGAACGCTGTTCTTGAAGCATATCCAGAACTTCAAGACAAAACAGTTGAGGAGTTAGTTAGGAAT
Proteins encoded in this region:
- a CDS encoding GNAT family N-acetyltransferase, which encodes MAERKNICIELIRGTDKDYIIKDYNGITVGRFNTIEWDTENKRATIRFKFYRNDNYQMMKRALEQSLEGIFKGKKIYKINVLVSESSNISPFFNLGFILEGVLSNNLLQNDYYKDELLFGITLNDFRNYQNITLLKLKSKRIELRNLTPEHTSQLLEYYIRNEKHLETFEPSRDRSFYTYETQLSILLESYKQFMSGTSIDFGIFLNDNLIGKIKLSNIVLGVFKSGILGYSMDEKHCGMGYMQEAVKLVIDYCFNDMGLHRLEASTLVDNMKSQSVLLKCGFNKLGLNEKYLFINGEWRDHITFYKVNNI
- a CDS encoding deoxynucleoside kinase, with amino-acid sequence MIVVDGVVGVGKSTLMGLIAKRGYVSFEEPVVDNPILEKFYYDRERYSFPLQVFFLNKRFKHIKEASSIANSVMDRSIYGDVIFAKMLCDKGEMSVEEFDLYKELLENMLEHVQPPKLMVYLEVSVDEAMSRIKKRGRDYEQVVERAYWEKLNEEYRKYFYSYDVSPILKINVDGLDFENNEKDREYVLGLIEQQLREIEEK
- a CDS encoding class I SAM-dependent methyltransferase, whose translation is MNKQSITKIKLFLMGISNRFLEDSSTFKNIYVTYTAGLKEFKGNGGFEDGKIKYNFNGKTELFGVLDLFERISSECENYETVTILYRERGTDIVITGDNKNVKMNNTEVKESSPLAIKKQESSDHNINETSTLLNRNYLIKVGKADSLLKEIGIMSQSGKIKNDKIRKYNQIDHYVEILEATLDSLPKNEVLTILDCGCGKSYLTFVLNYYLTEVKKRKCHFIGLDISEGVINSSKKMAQNLGYRNMEFHAIDIKKFNPSRKIHMVISLHACDTATDMAIALGIKVNSDSIIAVPCCHRELLNQYDYEPFKSIFKHGILKARMADALTDGMRSMMLESKGYNVSIVEYISPLETPKNLMIRAIRTGKEKPELMDEYISLMAAFNAYPALYQFLNEGWEA